One window of the Marinoscillum sp. 108 genome contains the following:
- a CDS encoding class I SAM-dependent methyltransferase, with amino-acid sequence MQLINPNTSERLTLRENHLIDETGKEFELVSGAYRFVEPENYTSNFGFQWNKFGDLQVDTLSGSGITSERFFKATKWTPAQLKGKIVLEAGCGAGRFTSVILNETEAELYSFDYSDSVSANYRMNGPNDRLHLFQASIYEMPFAEDSFDYIFCFGVLQFTPDPISSLQSLIKVLKPGGQLVVDFFPKKGWWTKIHAKYILRPYTSKLSNERLLKAIENNIDWLMKTYRFFSRLGLNRAVNRFLPICDIDNTIPKGLAKEKLRQWVVLDTFNMLSPAFDNPLKMEEVIDTFRKGGLSEIEGEVVPYSGGQNHVSVVRGIK; translated from the coding sequence ATGCAATTAATAAACCCAAACACATCCGAAAGACTTACACTTCGGGAGAATCACCTGATTGATGAAACAGGAAAGGAATTTGAACTGGTAAGCGGAGCCTATAGATTTGTAGAACCGGAGAATTACACTAGTAATTTCGGCTTTCAATGGAACAAGTTTGGGGATTTGCAGGTAGATACCCTTTCGGGAAGCGGAATCACATCAGAGCGTTTTTTTAAAGCTACAAAATGGACACCGGCACAGTTGAAGGGTAAAATAGTACTGGAGGCGGGATGTGGAGCCGGAAGATTTACTTCGGTGATTTTGAACGAGACCGAAGCTGAGTTATATAGTTTTGACTATTCTGATTCCGTGTCTGCCAATTATAGGATGAATGGTCCGAATGATCGTCTTCATCTATTTCAGGCCAGCATTTATGAAATGCCCTTTGCTGAAGATTCATTTGACTATATTTTTTGTTTTGGTGTATTGCAGTTTACACCTGATCCTATTTCTTCACTCCAATCCCTGATAAAGGTGTTGAAGCCAGGTGGGCAATTAGTAGTAGACTTTTTTCCTAAGAAGGGCTGGTGGACGAAGATCCATGCCAAATACATTCTTAGACCTTACACATCGAAATTATCAAATGAAAGGCTATTGAAGGCCATCGAGAACAATATTGATTGGTTGATGAAAACCTATCGCTTTTTCTCTCGTCTTGGACTCAACCGTGCTGTAAACAGGTTTCTGCCTATCTGTGATATTGACAATACAATTCCCAAAGGGTTGGCTAAAGAAAAACTGAGGCAATGGGTGGTATTGGATACATTTAACATGCTTTCACCGGCCTTCGATAATCCACTTAAGATGGAAGAGGTAATTGATACCTTTAGAAAAGGGGGACTGAGCGAAATAGAGGGAGAAGTGGTTCCTTATTCTGGGGGTCAAAATCATGTGAGTGTAGTGCGAGGCATCAAATGA